From Candidatus Dependentiae bacterium, one genomic window encodes:
- a CDS encoding prepilin-type N-terminal cleavage/methylation domain-containing protein, whose translation MNKGYTLIELLIVLVLFVLITTLSITNFGFLHRSITRAELYHLYSLCYYLQHKAMATRQEQKLYIDISHNTYTYDNTTYQLPQSVSFGYLSGVKGPPTAPKKILSKPVTFKNDTVEFYPDGIISSGSIYIRDAYNNSLHALTNGIAHVSFIRLYIYNKTWRLVV comes from the coding sequence TTGAATAAGGGTTATACTTTAATTGAACTATTAATCGTATTAGTTCTTTTTGTTTTAATAACTACACTTAGTATTACAAATTTTGGCTTTTTACATCGTAGTATAACTCGGGCAGAACTTTATCATTTGTATAGTCTGTGTTACTATCTACAACATAAGGCAATGGCAACCAGGCAAGAACAAAAGTTATATATTGATATTTCTCATAATACATATACGTACGATAACACAACGTATCAACTGCCTCAATCAGTTAGTTTTGGATATTTATCAGGTGTAAAAGGACCACCTACAGCGCCTAAAAAAATTTTGAGTAAGCCAGTCACATTTAAAAATGATACTGTTGAGTTCTATCCTGATGGTATTATATCTTCTGGTTCTATATATATAAGGGATGCGTATAATAACAGTTTACATGCCCTTACAAATGGCATTGCACATGTTTCATTTATTCGATTATATATATACAATAAGACGTGGAGACTGGTTGTATAG